One Spirochaeta africana DSM 8902 genomic window carries:
- a CDS encoding ABC-F family ATP-binding cassette domain-containing protein: MISVHDVKLSFGNTPLFKEVNLKFTPGNCYGVIGANGAGKSTFLKILSGEIQPDHGDISISPGSRVAVLRQDQHAFDEHSVMHTVIMGHKHLYDIMLERDAIYAKEDFSEEDGIRASTLEGEFAELNGWEAEAEASVLLSGLGIEENLHEKSMAELEGGQKVRVLLAQALFGNPDILLLDEPTNNLDLESINWLEGFLEKFPNTVIVVSHDRHFLNRVCTHIADIDFQKISVYAGNYDFWYQASQLALKQARDQQKRAEDKAKELKEFIQRFASNAAKSKQATSRKKMLDKLNLDNFQASSRRFPYVSFKPDRECGKVVLEINDLSKTVEGEKLLDSFSLTVNRGDKIAFVGREHAAKSVLFEIIAGDVEPDSGSFEWGVTITPSYFPNESSRFFKQNISIIDWLRQYTSSNDESYVRGFLGRMLFSGDDALKNVQVLSGGEKVRCMLSKMMLEEANVLVMDDPTNHLDLEAITALNNALIEYPEVVLFTSHDHQFVHSIANRIIEITPNGVIDRMMPFDDYLEDKGVQKLRDELYHGHQRAAI; encoded by the coding sequence GTGATTAGTGTACATGACGTAAAGCTTTCGTTTGGAAACACCCCGCTGTTCAAGGAGGTAAATCTCAAGTTTACCCCCGGTAACTGCTATGGGGTTATCGGTGCCAATGGAGCCGGAAAATCCACCTTTCTCAAGATTCTCTCCGGCGAGATACAACCGGATCATGGGGATATAAGCATTTCTCCCGGATCGCGGGTAGCGGTACTGCGACAGGACCAACATGCCTTTGACGAACACAGTGTGATGCACACCGTAATTATGGGGCATAAGCATCTGTACGACATAATGCTGGAGCGCGATGCCATTTATGCCAAGGAGGATTTCTCCGAGGAGGATGGCATTCGGGCATCGACCCTGGAGGGGGAGTTTGCCGAGCTGAATGGCTGGGAGGCCGAGGCAGAGGCTTCGGTGCTGCTTAGCGGGCTGGGAATCGAGGAGAATCTGCACGAAAAAAGCATGGCAGAGCTCGAAGGCGGGCAGAAGGTCCGCGTGTTGCTGGCTCAGGCGTTGTTTGGTAATCCGGATATCCTGCTGCTGGATGAGCCGACCAACAATCTCGACCTTGAATCGATCAACTGGCTGGAGGGCTTCCTGGAGAAGTTTCCCAATACGGTGATTGTGGTTTCGCATGACCGTCACTTTCTGAACCGGGTGTGTACCCATATTGCCGACATTGATTTCCAGAAAATATCGGTCTATGCCGGTAACTATGATTTCTGGTATCAGGCCAGTCAGCTGGCACTGAAACAGGCTCGCGATCAGCAGAAACGGGCAGAGGATAAAGCCAAGGAACTGAAAGAGTTTATTCAGCGCTTTGCTTCCAACGCTGCTAAAAGCAAGCAGGCTACATCGCGGAAAAAGATGCTGGACAAGCTTAATCTGGACAACTTCCAGGCCAGCAGCCGCCGCTTTCCCTACGTCAGCTTCAAGCCCGATCGTGAGTGCGGCAAGGTGGTGCTGGAGATCAACGATCTCTCCAAGACCGTAGAGGGGGAAAAACTGCTCGATTCCTTCTCGCTGACGGTAAACCGGGGTGACAAGATAGCCTTCGTTGGTCGTGAACATGCGGCCAAAAGTGTACTGTTCGAGATTATCGCCGGTGATGTGGAACCCGACAGCGGCAGCTTTGAGTGGGGGGTAACCATAACCCCCTCGTATTTTCCGAATGAAAGCTCACGCTTTTTCAAACAGAACATTTCGATAATAGACTGGCTGCGGCAGTACACCAGCTCCAATGACGAGAGCTATGTGCGCGGATTTCTGGGGAGGATGCTGTTCTCCGGTGATGATGCCCTGAAAAATGTGCAGGTGCTGTCGGGTGGAGAGAAGGTTCGCTGCATGCTGTCCAAGATGATGCTGGAAGAGGCCAATGTGCTGGTTATGGATGACCCGACCAACCACCTGGACCTCGAGGCTATTACCGCCCTGAACAATGCCTTGATCGAGTATCCCGAGGTGGTCCTGTTTACCTCGCATGACCATCAGTTTGTCCACAGTATTGCCAACCGGATTATCGAGATAACCCCGAACGGGGTTATCGACCGTATGATGCCGTTTGATGATTACCTCGAAGATAAAGGGGTTCAGAAGCTGCGCGACGAGCTGTATCACGGACATCAGCGGGCAGCTATTTAG
- a CDS encoding deoxyribodipyrimidine photo-lyase, translating into MSQRERVTTLGAASAASPHRYVLYWMQSSLRSTWNHALEYAVHHANTRGLPLAVVFCLTPDYPDAQERHYRFLLEGIRETAAKLADRGIRLQVVAGDPPQIIAGLSRHAALTVLDRGYLRVHAGWYRYLQSHAASPLVQVESNVVVPVHHAYHKEAYSAGILRPRIQPLLQHFLQPIPEVELKNSAAIDVEDFLSDIRSIDTERVTNPDYISGFFSMDSVATAVDCFSGGELSAQQRWQDFLDRRLDRFHLDRNDPAAAGSSLLSPYLHFGMISPVQMALDARECGSSEGVDVLFEELIVRRELSCNFTTYNQAYDSPDCLPDWAVRTLAEHAGDPREYIYRYEEFALADTHDPYWNAAQNQLRKTGHMHGYMRMYWGKKVLEWSKTWQEGFATLIRLNDTYELDGRDPNGYAGVAWCFGKHDRAWQERPVFGKIRYMNDNGLRRKFDIDSYAARWNDDQITARSK; encoded by the coding sequence ATGTCTCAACGTGAACGAGTAACCACCCTTGGTGCGGCGTCAGCCGCCTCTCCCCATCGCTATGTTCTGTACTGGATGCAGTCCTCACTGCGCAGCACCTGGAACCATGCCCTTGAGTATGCTGTTCACCATGCCAATACGCGGGGGCTGCCCCTGGCAGTGGTGTTCTGCCTGACCCCTGATTATCCGGATGCCCAGGAGCGTCACTACCGGTTCCTTTTGGAGGGGATCCGGGAAACGGCAGCAAAACTGGCTGACCGCGGCATCAGGCTGCAGGTAGTGGCAGGCGATCCGCCACAGATCATTGCCGGTCTTTCCCGGCATGCAGCGCTCACGGTGCTTGACCGCGGCTATCTGCGGGTGCATGCCGGCTGGTATCGTTATCTGCAGAGTCACGCCGCCTCGCCGCTGGTGCAGGTAGAGTCTAACGTGGTGGTGCCGGTTCACCATGCATACCACAAAGAGGCCTACTCGGCCGGGATTCTGCGGCCAAGGATTCAGCCGCTGCTGCAGCACTTTCTGCAGCCGATACCGGAAGTAGAACTGAAGAACAGTGCGGCAATCGATGTCGAGGATTTTCTGTCGGACATCCGAAGTATAGATACCGAACGGGTAACCAATCCTGACTACATCAGCGGTTTTTTCTCGATGGACAGTGTGGCAACCGCGGTCGACTGTTTCAGCGGCGGCGAACTCTCGGCGCAGCAACGCTGGCAGGATTTCCTGGACCGCCGCCTGGATCGGTTCCACCTGGACCGCAACGATCCCGCCGCTGCAGGCTCGTCTCTGCTCAGCCCGTATCTGCACTTTGGCATGATTTCGCCGGTGCAGATGGCGCTGGATGCACGAGAGTGCGGATCAAGCGAAGGTGTAGACGTGCTGTTCGAGGAACTGATTGTGCGCCGCGAGCTGTCCTGTAACTTTACCACTTATAACCAGGCCTATGATTCACCCGACTGTCTGCCGGACTGGGCAGTCAGGACCCTGGCAGAGCATGCAGGTGATCCGCGTGAATATATCTACCGGTACGAAGAGTTTGCGTTGGCTGACACTCATGATCCGTACTGGAATGCGGCCCAGAATCAGCTGCGAAAAACCGGTCATATGCACGGGTATATGCGGATGTACTGGGGAAAAAAGGTACTGGAGTGGTCAAAAACCTGGCAGGAAGGATTTGCCACCCTTATCCGGTTGAACGACACCTATGAACTTGACGGGCGGGATCCGAACGGGTATGCCGGGGTGGCCTGGTGTTTTGGCAAACACGACCGCGCCTGGCAGGAGCGGCCGGTTTTCGGCAAGATCCGCTACATGAATGACAACGGGCTGCGACGCAAGTTCGATATCGATAGCTACGCAGCCCGCTGGAACGATGATCAGATAACTGCCCGCTCTAAATAG
- a CDS encoding sigma-54-dependent transcriptional regulator encodes MGDTNTGTSEKPAAVLIVEDDPVSSELYSVQIQDKLPAQCVVCDDSRKVLPILVQHNIDLIILDLNMPHISGQEVLAQVNLQFPDIPVVVVTSEDSIQVAVDCMRHGAFDFITKPVAEARLITAVQHGLRIRSLQQEIHSLSDRLQGLQIRNPEAFSGIITVSHHMRSIFSYIEAVASSPKPVLVLGDSGTGKELIAQVLHQLSGRSGSFVPVNVSGLDDTMFSDALFGHTKGAFTGANTARSGLVEQARGGTLFLDEIGDLPMGPQVKLLRLLQEGEYYPLGADSPKTASVRVVAATNANLTQKMEQGEFRKDLYYRLMAHTVRVPALRDRMEDIPHLVEYFVTQACAELSRPRLQVPQEIYRILAGYEFPGNIRELQSMVFDAASRATGAQLPVEPFRTYVVGPPSVPDASGIPQGGGTSISYAGQFPTMEQVEQFFMEEALRIASGNQSRAAGLLGISQSTLSRRLKTE; translated from the coding sequence ATGGGCGATACCAACACCGGAACAAGCGAAAAACCTGCTGCCGTACTGATTGTAGAAGACGATCCGGTGAGCTCCGAGCTCTACTCGGTCCAGATCCAGGACAAGCTTCCTGCGCAATGTGTGGTCTGCGATGACTCCCGCAAGGTTTTGCCGATCCTGGTCCAGCACAACATTGATCTGATTATTCTGGATCTTAACATGCCGCATATCTCCGGGCAGGAGGTGCTGGCACAGGTCAATCTGCAGTTTCCGGATATCCCGGTGGTGGTGGTTACCAGCGAGGACAGTATTCAGGTCGCGGTTGACTGCATGCGCCATGGCGCGTTCGACTTTATCACCAAGCCGGTGGCCGAGGCCCGGCTGATTACGGCGGTACAGCATGGCTTGCGGATCCGCTCGCTGCAGCAGGAGATCCATTCCCTGTCGGATCGGCTGCAGGGGCTGCAGATCCGTAATCCGGAGGCCTTCTCCGGGATTATTACCGTCAGCCATCATATGCGCAGCATCTTTTCGTATATCGAAGCCGTTGCCTCAAGCCCGAAACCGGTACTTGTACTGGGCGACAGCGGCACCGGCAAGGAGCTGATCGCCCAGGTCCTCCACCAGCTCAGTGGTCGAAGTGGTTCATTTGTGCCGGTAAACGTGAGTGGCCTTGATGACACCATGTTCTCAGACGCGCTGTTCGGGCACACCAAGGGTGCATTTACCGGTGCGAACACTGCACGCAGCGGCCTGGTAGAGCAGGCTCGCGGGGGTACCCTCTTTCTGGATGAGATCGGTGATCTGCCGATGGGGCCCCAGGTCAAGCTGCTGCGACTCCTGCAGGAAGGGGAGTACTACCCCCTTGGCGCTGATTCCCCCAAAACCGCCTCGGTGCGGGTTGTCGCCGCCACCAACGCCAATCTTACCCAGAAAATGGAGCAGGGGGAGTTCCGCAAGGATCTGTACTACCGCCTGATGGCGCACACCGTCCGGGTGCCAGCCCTTCGCGACCGGATGGAGGATATCCCGCATCTGGTGGAGTATTTTGTAACCCAGGCCTGTGCGGAACTGTCACGCCCGCGTTTACAGGTACCGCAGGAGATCTACCGGATTCTGGCAGGGTATGAGTTCCCCGGCAATATCCGGGAGCTGCAGTCCATGGTGTTCGATGCCGCCAGTCGGGCCACCGGTGCACAGCTGCCGGTTGAACCCTTCCGTACCTATGTGGTCGGGCCGCCGAGTGTCCCGGATGCCTCCGGCATCCCCCAGGGCGGGGGTACCAGCATCAGCTATGCCGGGCAGTTTCCCACCATGGAGCAGGTGGAGCAGTTTTTTATGGAAGAAGCCCTCAGAATCGCGAGTGGAAACCAGTCTCGCGCTGCCGGTCTGTTAGGTATCAGCCAGTCGACCCTTAGCAGGCGTCTCAAGACCGAGTAG
- a CDS encoding response regulator, with product MKTKSDFPSINDKEPEGLKPDGSPFRVLVVDDSMFTGKQLSQILTSAGFEVVATAGDGAEGVEKYKELHPNIDLVTMDITMPKMDGVTALEHIIAYDKEARVVMISALGKNDLVKKSLLLGAKNYIVKPLDRKKVLERIIAILK from the coding sequence ATGAAGACCAAATCCGATTTTCCCAGCATCAATGACAAGGAACCAGAGGGGCTCAAGCCAGACGGCTCACCGTTTCGCGTGCTTGTGGTTGATGATTCCATGTTTACCGGAAAACAGCTCAGCCAGATTCTCACCAGTGCCGGTTTCGAGGTCGTAGCTACTGCTGGCGACGGGGCAGAAGGTGTAGAAAAGTACAAGGAACTTCACCCGAATATCGATCTGGTTACGATGGACATCACCATGCCCAAAATGGATGGGGTAACCGCGCTGGAGCATATCATCGCCTACGACAAGGAAGCCAGGGTAGTGATGATCTCCGCCCTTGGGAAGAACGATCTGGTGAAGAAATCCCTGCTGCTCGGCGCCAAGAACTACATCGTGAAGCCTCTGGACCGTAAAAAGGTGCTGGAGCGGATTATCGCCATACTGAAGTAG
- a CDS encoding tetratricopeptide repeat protein, protein MNKNTIPVTHILWITALVLLMLLAGALYAGDDDYQEYMDLILTHAAEGEHAEAIALYRDLEPPEDFRYEHWYNFGVLLFDAGRYVESADAFARAIDLAPRSENALFNAGTALLNAGEYREAEELFSQLLEIADDPRGFLNRGNARYAQQDLSRAAADYRQAIELNPSLPDAHYNYGNLLYDQQEWMEAEQAFTRAIEIDAGFTEARFNRGNVRMQLGLYAAALEDYQSVVARDPDNEDALQNAAIAEQLIEQGDNE, encoded by the coding sequence ATGAATAAAAATACCATTCCAGTTACCCATATCCTGTGGATTACAGCTCTGGTGCTTCTCATGCTGCTGGCAGGAGCACTGTACGCAGGCGACGATGACTATCAAGAGTATATGGATCTCATCCTGACGCATGCGGCAGAGGGTGAACACGCGGAAGCCATCGCACTGTACAGGGATCTTGAGCCTCCTGAGGACTTCCGGTACGAGCACTGGTATAACTTCGGGGTATTGTTGTTCGACGCCGGCCGCTATGTCGAGTCCGCCGATGCGTTTGCCCGGGCTATTGATCTGGCCCCTCGTTCGGAGAATGCCTTGTTCAATGCCGGAACGGCTCTGTTGAATGCAGGTGAGTATCGCGAAGCCGAGGAGCTGTTCAGTCAGCTGCTTGAGATAGCGGATGATCCGCGCGGCTTTCTCAATCGCGGCAATGCGCGCTATGCCCAGCAGGATCTGTCGCGGGCTGCTGCCGATTACCGCCAGGCAATCGAACTGAATCCATCGCTACCGGACGCACACTACAACTACGGCAATCTGCTGTACGATCAACAGGAATGGATGGAGGCCGAGCAGGCCTTTACCCGCGCAATCGAGATAGACGCCGGATTTACCGAGGCACGCTTTAATCGCGGCAATGTCCGGATGCAGCTGGGGTTGTATGCCGCCGCCCTGGAGGACTACCAGAGCGTTGTTGCCCGTGATCCCGATAACGAAGATGCCCTGCAGAATGCAGCAATTGCTGAACAGCTTATCGAGCAAGGAGACAACGAGTGA
- a CDS encoding acetate/propionate family kinase: MKNSSARILVINCGSSSLKFEVFAMPERKSLGRGQVERIGKDDGHLEQCSVNGVIDRTEPIADHSAAVQLMLEALVDPKNGILHDLSEITGVGHRVVHGGEKYSQSVRIDEKVATAIEECIELAPLHNPVNLTGIQRSQEALPGVPQVAVFDTAFHQTLAPSAFLYGLPREFYDKYKIRRYGFHGTSHRYVAGEATRFMKRHPDNTNLIVCHLGNGASITAISSGKSVDTSMGFTPLEGLVMGTRSGDIDPAILFYLTERGYTERELNTILNKKSGLLGLSGISNDLRDIEAAAEAGNKNAIEALEVYAHKIRHYIGAYAANIVRTDILVFTGGIGQFGTRMRERICTRLENLGFVIDHRKNLENGSSAGIISKEYSPTAIVVMPTNEELQIAIDTYELL; the protein is encoded by the coding sequence GTGAAGAATTCATCGGCCAGGATACTGGTAATCAACTGCGGCAGCTCCTCTCTGAAATTCGAGGTGTTTGCCATGCCGGAGCGAAAAAGCCTGGGTCGTGGTCAGGTTGAGCGAATCGGCAAGGATGACGGCCACCTTGAACAGTGCAGCGTAAACGGGGTTATCGACCGTACAGAACCGATTGCAGATCATTCTGCGGCGGTACAGCTGATGCTGGAAGCACTGGTAGATCCCAAGAACGGTATCCTGCATGACCTCTCCGAGATTACCGGGGTGGGGCACCGTGTGGTACATGGCGGCGAAAAATACAGCCAATCCGTACGGATCGATGAAAAGGTTGCGACTGCCATCGAAGAGTGTATAGAGCTGGCGCCACTGCACAATCCGGTTAACCTGACCGGTATTCAGCGGTCCCAGGAAGCGCTGCCGGGTGTGCCCCAGGTAGCAGTGTTCGACACCGCTTTTCATCAAACCCTTGCCCCGTCGGCCTTTCTATACGGGCTCCCACGCGAGTTTTACGATAAATACAAGATCCGTCGCTACGGATTTCATGGAACCAGTCATCGCTACGTTGCCGGAGAGGCGACCCGGTTCATGAAACGACACCCGGACAATACCAACCTGATTGTGTGCCACCTGGGTAACGGAGCCTCGATTACGGCAATAAGCTCCGGCAAGTCAGTGGATACCTCTATGGGGTTTACCCCGCTGGAAGGGCTGGTTATGGGGACCCGCAGCGGTGATATCGACCCGGCTATTCTGTTCTATTTGACCGAACGCGGCTACACCGAACGGGAGCTGAACACCATCCTGAATAAAAAGAGCGGACTGCTGGGACTTTCCGGTATCTCGAACGATCTGCGGGATATTGAGGCTGCAGCCGAAGCCGGCAACAAGAATGCTATCGAGGCACTTGAGGTCTATGCTCACAAGATCCGGCATTATATCGGTGCCTATGCGGCCAACATCGTTCGCACCGACATACTGGTGTTTACCGGCGGGATAGGACAGTTTGGCACCCGTATGCGTGAACGGATCTGTACCCGGCTGGAGAACCTCGGGTTTGTAATCGATCACCGGAAAAACCTCGAGAACGGCAGCTCTGCCGGGATCATCAGTAAAGAATACAGTCCTACCGCGATCGTGGTTATGCCCACCAACGAGGAGCTTCAGATCGCAATCGATACCTACGAGCTGCTGTAA
- a CDS encoding DUF2779 domain-containing protein, with product MIPDAFADSCAEWFDTRQRRSAQLTTDDPDWYIAAHDAAQEVQVRSCLPPEYVDLPSGPYPLAVFHTRLAAQRSSLAARPAVLNPLHHQLLRGEQITLHALEQRAAIRHPWLGFRGIWCSADLLLPVGSKGWKIVRVLPNGKLRPGIISQTALFYAAIRNAGAEHIEIEFWYLDPTLQYGEPWRFRQKPGARLVHAKLVELEPLIGDFLQMINPGTGDYLIEAGQVSDAASEAGSGEAASSQADTSEAGTSQADNHDAPSLSHVQYLLRGKLDKRRLVAQGITDIRTIPADTRMSQRQRHQRTALISGEPVSDPVSLRTWLAAIPEPILFLDFESIQSSLPLFPHTVPWQYIPVMYSLTDASGHDSWECIAPGSGQLERLARSLARQLASAAAVGVFGAAMEQRCLQLLARIAADPADSTILKQAAGRLVDLHTPFESGWLYFAPQRGKTSLKALVPIITDEQDKTEGISDGREASLQYYWQHAGYPDGTWPVRLRQREVMAQIERYSRDDTRNLHRLWRFLHCHAGD from the coding sequence ATGATTCCCGATGCATTCGCCGATTCCTGTGCTGAGTGGTTCGACACCAGGCAGCGCAGGTCCGCTCAGCTCACCACGGATGACCCGGACTGGTATATCGCCGCACACGACGCGGCACAGGAAGTCCAGGTTCGCAGCTGTCTGCCCCCGGAATATGTTGATCTGCCATCAGGACCGTATCCACTCGCGGTATTTCACACCCGCCTGGCAGCACAGCGAAGCAGTCTTGCTGCCAGACCTGCAGTGCTGAACCCGCTGCACCATCAACTGCTGAGAGGTGAGCAAATCACGCTGCATGCGCTCGAGCAGCGTGCCGCTATCCGACACCCCTGGCTCGGATTCCGTGGTATCTGGTGTTCCGCCGATCTGCTGTTGCCGGTCGGCAGCAAGGGGTGGAAGATTGTACGAGTACTACCCAACGGCAAACTCCGTCCCGGTATCATATCCCAGACTGCGCTGTTTTACGCCGCTATCCGGAATGCTGGAGCTGAACATATCGAAATCGAGTTCTGGTACCTTGATCCGACCCTCCAGTATGGAGAACCGTGGCGATTCCGCCAGAAACCGGGGGCGCGTCTGGTGCATGCAAAGCTTGTCGAGCTGGAACCGCTTATTGGCGATTTTTTGCAGATGATTAATCCCGGCACAGGGGATTACCTTATCGAAGCTGGTCAGGTAAGCGATGCAGCCAGCGAGGCCGGCAGTGGTGAGGCAGCCAGCAGTCAGGCGGATACCAGTGAAGCCGGTACCAGCCAGGCCGACAACCATGATGCCCCGTCGCTGTCCCATGTCCAGTACCTTCTGCGTGGCAAGCTTGACAAGCGCCGACTTGTGGCACAGGGAATCACGGATATTCGCACCATTCCTGCTGATACCCGGATGTCACAGCGGCAACGCCACCAGCGAACTGCCCTGATCAGTGGTGAACCTGTCAGCGATCCGGTTTCCCTGCGCACCTGGCTTGCCGCAATCCCCGAACCAATCCTGTTTCTTGATTTTGAGTCAATACAGTCGTCACTGCCACTGTTTCCGCACACGGTTCCCTGGCAGTATATCCCGGTTATGTACTCACTCACCGATGCCAGTGGGCATGATAGCTGGGAGTGTATTGCACCCGGGTCTGGTCAACTGGAGCGCCTGGCGCGTTCGCTGGCACGGCAGCTGGCCTCGGCTGCAGCTGTCGGGGTGTTCGGGGCCGCGATGGAGCAGCGGTGTTTGCAGCTGCTGGCCCGGATTGCCGCAGACCCTGCCGACAGTACCATACTGAAGCAGGCAGCAGGCAGGCTGGTAGACCTGCACACACCCTTCGAGTCGGGCTGGCTGTATTTTGCCCCTCAGCGTGGTAAAACATCCCTGAAGGCGCTGGTGCCAATCATTACCGATGAACAGGATAAAACGGAGGGTATCAGTGATGGACGGGAGGCAAGCCTGCAATACTACTGGCAGCATGCAGGCTATCCCGACGGTACCTGGCCGGTAAGACTGCGGCAGCGTGAGGTAATGGCGCAGATAGAGCGATACTCGCGCGATGATACGCGCAACCTGCACCGGCTGTGGAGATTTCTGCATTGTCATGCAGGCGATTAA
- the yhbY gene encoding ribosome assembly RNA-binding protein YhbY — protein sequence MLQLNSSQRRYLSRQAHDLDPIVMVGKRGFTDQIVEAVQQALHAHELIKIRFVDYKADRVTITEELARRADAVVVRVIGNVAILFREQPDPKKRRYRLPAPAPASVEE from the coding sequence ATGTTGCAGCTAAACAGTTCACAGCGTCGCTATCTGTCCCGCCAGGCTCATGACCTTGATCCGATTGTGATGGTTGGCAAGCGAGGTTTCACCGATCAGATTGTCGAGGCTGTGCAGCAAGCTCTTCATGCACACGAACTGATAAAGATCCGCTTTGTAGACTACAAGGCTGATCGGGTGACCATAACCGAGGAGCTTGCCCGGCGTGCGGATGCTGTCGTGGTGCGGGTTATCGGAAATGTCGCGATTCTGTTTCGTGAACAGCCGGATCCAAAGAAACGCCGCTACCGGCTTCCAGCACCGGCACCGGCATCAGTGGAGGAGTAG